TATTAACTCAAAGGAGAAATTACAGGAGATTGCCGAATGGTAGTTGGTGGAGGGGGTTGAAGTTCTCTATCTCTTAAATTCCTGAGTTAAAACCGGAAATGAATTTTGTCTGGGTTTTTGAAGATTGAAACAATTGATGAATAATTAACCCTGAGCAATATTGCTGAGAGATAAAAATAAGGGACAATAATTATAAATAAAAGAGCCATGGTGAAAACAGCAAATGGATATAGGTATAGGTATGTCCCCTTTATTACGCTATCACTAACAGAGCCGGAGACATGTATTTGGATCACGCTCTCAGACTGCAACTTCAAATGTAAGGGCTGTTTTAGCATTGCTCGTGACGCGGTAGGCGAGCCAATGACCGTTGACGAATTAATAAACTGGGTGGAGGAATCGAATCGTGCTTACAATGGCGATAGGCTACTAGAAGAGGCTGTAATTACAGGAGGCGAACCAACTCTGGACAGGAGCTTTTTGGCGGACCTCGTGCTAAAACTCAAAATGCATACGGGAGTGAAACACATTACGTTATCCACGAATGGCTATTTATTGGACCGAGAATACGTGATGGAATTGAAGGACAGCGGTCTTGATGCAGTTAAGCTTGACATAAAAGCATACAATGAGTCAATCCACAGGTGGTACACAGGCATGTCCAATCGCCCGGTTCTTGAGGCAGCAAGATACCTCAGTGAAAGCAAACTCGATTTCAGAGTAGAAACGGTCTTGATGCCGGGGATAGTGGATGTGGAAGAGATCGAGCGAATAGCTTCCTTTTTAGCCCGGATTGACCCTGGGCTCAAATATAAAATCGTAAGCTTCGCACCTGGAGAAGCGAGGGAGAAAGTAACAAGAAGACCGGGTGACAATGAGATTCAACTTGCAGTCGAATCGGCTTCAAAGTACCTGAGAAATGTTGCTGATGGCAAGGCGTGTGTCCAGCAATTCGCTCCTTCGAAAAGAGAAGAGAATACGAAAAAGTGGGTTAGAGTGTATCCAGACATGAAAACGGAGACAATAATTGCAAGACCGTGTAGGTGGTGGGTATAAGTCTCTTAGTGTAATAATGTAAGAGGAAGGGAAACTAGCATCAATATTTTTGACGACGGTACTCCAAGTTTTTTCGCAAGAAGCAACTCGAATGCCGATACAACCTCTGCACCTGCTCCTTCCTGATGCAGGATATTACAAACAACGGGGGAATAATTGGTTTTATATGAGTTCTTTCTGACTCACGATAAAACGGTCTATCATGTACGTCTATCGCATAAGCGTTAGAGATTCTCTCCTTTCTCTTAGAGCAATGTTATATGAAATGGCGGTTTTTATACTTTCAGGATTTTAAAGAGGTGTTTTCTTGCATCCTCATTGCCTATTACATCCTCAATCGTGAAGAAATAATCAATAATGCTTTTACTCCTGTCAATTTCTTTCATCGCTTTAGATGTTAATGAAACTCCTTGCATTATCAGTATTGTTATTGAATTTGGATTTTCCTGTTTAGCTCTTCTCAAGCTTTTTAAAGCTGCTCCAAACCTTTATCTCGCACTTGCCTCTCGATTAACTCCTTAATGACCTCCTCAGCTCTATCTCCTTTTGTATTTTGCCATGAACCTTGAGCCTGCGAACCGGCTGCCATCCCTCTCCACAAATCAAACTCTCTGTCATTTACCTTTTCATCATGC
The Methanophagales archaeon genome window above contains:
- a CDS encoding radical SAM protein gives rise to the protein MVKTANGYRYRYVPFITLSLTEPETCIWITLSDCNFKCKGCFSIARDAVGEPMTVDELINWVEESNRAYNGDRLLEEAVITGGEPTLDRSFLADLVLKLKMHTGVKHITLSTNGYLLDREYVMELKDSGLDAVKLDIKAYNESIHRWYTGMSNRPVLEAARYLSESKLDFRVETVLMPGIVDVEEIERIASFLARIDPGLKYKIVSFAPGEAREKVTRRPGDNEIQLAVESASKYLRNVADGKACVQQFAPSKREENTKKWVRVYPDMKTETIIARPCRWWV